The Chloroflexota bacterium genome window below encodes:
- a CDS encoding sugar ABC transporter substrate-binding protein, whose amino-acid sequence MKSFRLRSVLFVAGLAIVLTACGGAAIPEAPAEVPAATEAPAAEVPAADEEITLRYFMWDPSFEEKEQQMVDKYMAANPNVTVDFEMVGTPDYWTKLSALSAAGDLPCVFNMSAGFVDQWISDGLLYDIQAYVDAGIEADDYFSGVFDVVRDKSSGDMYAFPFAFVETVLFYNRDAFDEAGLDYPSEGWGWDEFLAAAKALTKDDNSDGLIDQYGFWHYGRYAHIESWVYQNAGRILNGNKTRFEPDANAVEAMAFLDSLIHEHGVAPEPKEMEGIRQQDVFPLGMAAMWVDGAWNINGNRENIGDAFNWGVAPVPRGPQATGDAAYGWPDSMSIAATCENPDVAWDFIEFMTGPERTIDLTFGGKIPIYKPVALDPAFLEADQQPDNKSFLLEWANNTGPTTFTPGWGEWRGYTDGAGLQGQLDDVFNGVTDLDTALANATEHANTVLERYYPDAGAAAPPAQTGISDEPVTMRYFMWDPSFEEKEQQMVDKYMAANPNVTVDFEMVGTPDYWTKLSALSAAGDLPCVFNMSAGFVDQWISDGLLYDIQAYVDAGIEADDYFSGVFDVVRDKSSGDMYAFPFAFVETVLFYNRDAFDEAGLDYPSEGWGWDEFLAAAKALTKDDNSDGLIDQYGFWHYGRYAHIESWVYQNAGRILNGNKTRFEPDANAVEAMAFLDSLIHEHGVAPEPKEMEGIRQQDVFPLGMAAMWVDGAWNINGNRENIGDAFNWGVAPVPRGPQATGDAAYGWPDSMSIAATCENPDVAWDFIEFMTGPERTIDLTFGGKIPIYKPVALDPAFLEADQQPDNKSFLLEWANNTGPTTFTPGWGEWRGYTDGAGLQGQLDDVFNGVTDLDTALGNATEHANTVLQRYYP is encoded by the coding sequence ATGAAGTCCTTTCGATTGCGATCAGTATTGTTCGTCGCAGGTCTTGCCATCGTTTTGACGGCCTGCGGCGGTGCTGCCATTCCAGAGGCGCCGGCCGAGGTTCCGGCCGCAACAGAAGCCCCAGCGGCAGAAGTGCCAGCCGCTGACGAGGAAATCACCCTGCGTTACTTCATGTGGGATCCGTCGTTCGAGGAGAAAGAGCAGCAGATGGTGGACAAGTACATGGCTGCCAATCCGAACGTGACGGTGGATTTCGAAATGGTGGGCACGCCCGACTATTGGACCAAGCTCAGCGCCCTTTCGGCGGCCGGCGATCTGCCCTGCGTCTTCAACATGAGCGCCGGTTTCGTGGACCAGTGGATCAGCGACGGCCTGCTGTACGACATCCAGGCCTACGTGGATGCCGGCATTGAAGCTGATGACTACTTCTCCGGCGTCTTCGACGTGGTGCGGGACAAGAGCAGCGGCGACATGTACGCCTTCCCCTTCGCCTTTGTCGAGACGGTACTTTTTTACAACAGAGACGCCTTTGACGAAGCGGGGCTGGATTATCCGAGCGAGGGTTGGGGCTGGGACGAGTTCCTGGCTGCAGCCAAAGCCCTGACCAAGGATGACAACAGCGACGGCCTGATCGACCAGTATGGTTTCTGGCACTATGGTCGCTACGCACACATCGAATCCTGGGTCTATCAGAACGCCGGCCGCATTCTGAACGGGAACAAGACCCGCTTCGAGCCTGACGCCAACGCGGTCGAGGCGATGGCCTTCCTGGATTCCCTCATCCACGAGCATGGTGTTGCCCCTGAACCCAAGGAGATGGAGGGCATCCGCCAACAGGACGTCTTTCCCCTGGGCATGGCGGCCATGTGGGTGGACGGTGCCTGGAACATCAACGGCAACCGGGAGAACATCGGCGATGCGTTCAATTGGGGCGTTGCGCCCGTTCCCCGTGGTCCGCAAGCTACAGGCGACGCGGCCTACGGCTGGCCGGACAGCATGTCGATTGCCGCTACTTGCGAGAATCCCGATGTGGCCTGGGACTTCATCGAGTTCATGACCGGCCCTGAGCGCACCATCGATCTGACCTTCGGCGGCAAGATTCCTATCTACAAGCCGGTTGCCCTGGACCCGGCCTTCCTCGAAGCTGATCAGCAGCCGGACAACAAGAGCTTCCTGCTGGAGTGGGCCAACAACACCGGCCCCACCACCTTCACGCCGGGTTGGGGCGAGTGGCGGGGCTACACCGATGGCGCTGGGCTGCAAGGCCAGCTGGACGATGTCTTCAACGGCGTCACTGACCTGGACACCGCCCTTGCCAACGCCACGGAACACGCCAATACCGTGCTCGAACGCTACTACCCGGACGCAGGTGCAGCGGCTCCGCCAGCCCAAACAGGCATATCTGACGAACCAGTGACGATGCGTTACTTCATGTGGGATCCGTCGTTCGAGGAGAAAGAGCAGCAGATGGTGGACAAGTACATGGCTGCCAATCCGAACGTGACGGTGGATTTCGAAATGGTGGGCACGCCCGACTACTGGACCAAGCTCAGCGCCCTTTCGGCGGCCGGCGATCTGCCCTGCGTCTTCAACATGAGCGCCGGTTTCGTGGACCAGTGGATCAGCGACGGCCTGCTGTACGACATCCAGGCCTACGTGGATGCCGGCATTGAAGCTGATGACTACTTCTCCGGCGTCTTCGACGTGGTGCGGGACAAGAGCAGCGGCGACATGTACGCCTTCCCCTTCGCCTTTGTCGAGACGGTACTTTTTTACAACAGAGACGCCTTTGACGAAGCGGGGCTGGATTATCCGAGCGAGGGTTGGGGCTGGGACGAGTTCCTGGCTGCAGCCAAAGCCCTGACCAAGGATGACAACAGCGACGGCCTGATCGACCAGTATGGTTTCTGGCACTATGGTCGCTACGCACACATCGAATCCTGGGTCTATCAGAACGCCGGCCGCATTCTGAACGGGAACAAGACCCGCTTCGAGCCTGACGCCAACGCGGTCGAGGCGATGGCCTTCCTGGATTCCCTCATCCACGAGCATGGTGTTGCCCCTGAACCCAAGGAGATGGAGGGCATCCGCCAACAGGACGTCTTTCCCCTGGGCATGGCGGCCATGTGGGTGGACGGTGCCTGGAACATCAACGGCAACCGGGAGAACATCGGCGATGCGTTCAATTGGGGCGTTGCGCCCGTTCCCCGTGGTCCGCAAGCTACAGGCGACGCGGCCTACGGCTGGCCGGACAGCATGTCGATTGCCGCTACTTGCGAGAATCCCGATGTGGCCTGGGACTTCATCGAGTTCATGACCGGCCCTGAGCGCACCATCGATCTGACCTTCGGCGGCAAGATTCCTATCTACAAGCCGGTTGCCCTGGACCCGGCCTTCCTCGAAGCTGATCAGCAGCCGGACAACAAGAGCTTCCTGCTGGAGTGGGCCAACAACACCGGCCCCACCACCTTCACGCCGGGTTGGGGCGAGTGGCGGGGCTACACCGATGGCGCTGGGCTGCAAGGCCAGCTGGACGATGTCTTCAACGGCGTCACTGACCTGGACACCGCCCTCGGCAACGCCACGGAACACGCCAATACCGTGCTTCAGCGTTACTATCCATAG